In a genomic window of uncultured Sphaerochaeta sp.:
- a CDS encoding DUF4387 domain-containing protein, with protein MTKLYELARMLRSKNSGPFLITLDLFFDDLATYRRVVESGVLCEATLNSCYQLAAGQLLGIYFFESALGIKITYRRPVSSGTCGDRDVYGAQQHAPLMNLLIP; from the coding sequence ATGACAAAACTGTATGAATTGGCCCGGATGCTCCGCAGCAAGAACAGCGGTCCGTTTCTCATTACCCTCGATCTCTTCTTCGATGACCTTGCAACCTATCGCAGGGTAGTTGAGAGCGGGGTGCTGTGTGAAGCTACCCTGAACTCCTGCTACCAGCTTGCCGCGGGGCAACTCTTGGGCATCTACTTTTTTGAGTCTGCCTTGGGTATCAAGATCACCTATCGTCGTCCTGTCAGTTCAGGCACCTGTGGTGATCGGGATGTGTATGGGGCGCAGCAACATGCACCCCTGATGAACCTGTTGATTCCCTAG
- a CDS encoding acyclic terpene utilization AtuA family protein translates to MRSLTILSPCGILGYGFPDASFAYGLSQKPDAIVVDAGSTDAGPHKLGAKTAIVSRRAAKKDLLRIIRGGCELGIPVLIGSAGGSGGESHVRWTMDIIDEILGEHPDWQPKTAVIWADIPNEAILAQLEESKVVPLDALELPLDEEILSQTTGVVAQMGIEPILDVLQAGADLIVCGRAYDPAPFAAVGVHHGFDLALSYHLGKVLECGALCCNPGTTKDCMLGVLYEDSFEVYPCDGKRLCSPTSVAAHTFYEKDHPYLLHGPGIAMDLSLCTFEALSRNRVRVKGSHLSATDPYQIKLEGARKVAYRTFVVAGVRDPLLVSRIEEVEALVRESVQEQYPEIERDAYSINFINYGKDGVMGSLEPESCVGHELGVVFEVLAPTQELANALCASVRSTFMHYGYEGRKATAGNLAFPFAPSDIPFGAVYAFSVYHLMDVESPTALFPWQWWEHGGSNDKTV, encoded by the coding sequence ATGAGAAGCCTCACCATTCTTTCTCCCTGCGGCATTCTTGGCTATGGGTTCCCTGACGCATCCTTTGCCTATGGGCTCTCCCAGAAACCCGATGCCATTGTCGTTGATGCCGGTTCCACCGATGCCGGCCCGCACAAGCTGGGAGCGAAGACTGCCATCGTCAGCCGCCGGGCTGCAAAGAAGGACCTGCTGAGGATCATCAGGGGTGGCTGCGAGCTCGGCATTCCTGTCCTCATCGGTTCGGCCGGTGGCAGCGGCGGGGAGAGTCATGTTCGCTGGACGATGGATATCATCGATGAGATTCTTGGCGAACATCCCGACTGGCAACCCAAGACAGCAGTCATCTGGGCCGATATTCCCAATGAGGCCATTCTCGCGCAACTGGAAGAGAGCAAAGTTGTCCCGTTGGATGCTCTCGAGCTCCCCCTTGATGAAGAGATTCTCAGCCAAACCACAGGCGTGGTGGCCCAGATGGGCATCGAACCCATTCTGGATGTGCTTCAGGCCGGGGCGGACCTCATTGTCTGTGGCCGGGCCTACGATCCCGCTCCTTTCGCAGCAGTTGGGGTCCACCATGGATTCGATCTTGCCTTGAGTTATCATTTGGGGAAAGTTCTGGAGTGCGGGGCGCTCTGCTGCAATCCAGGGACTACCAAGGACTGCATGCTCGGAGTTCTCTATGAGGACAGCTTTGAAGTCTATCCCTGTGATGGGAAGCGGCTATGCTCCCCGACCAGCGTGGCAGCCCACACCTTCTACGAGAAGGATCATCCCTACCTGTTGCACGGTCCTGGTATTGCCATGGATCTCAGCCTCTGCACCTTTGAGGCCTTGAGCCGCAACCGGGTGCGGGTGAAGGGAAGCCACCTTTCGGCTACCGATCCGTATCAGATCAAACTGGAAGGAGCGCGCAAGGTAGCCTACCGGACCTTCGTGGTAGCCGGTGTGCGCGACCCGTTGCTTGTTTCCCGTATCGAGGAAGTGGAAGCCTTGGTCAGAGAGAGCGTGCAGGAACAGTACCCCGAGATAGAAAGGGATGCCTATTCGATCAACTTCATCAACTACGGCAAGGATGGGGTGATGGGGTCTTTGGAACCAGAATCTTGTGTTGGTCATGAGCTTGGGGTGGTCTTTGAGGTGCTTGCACCCACCCAGGAGCTTGCAAATGCCTTGTGTGCATCGGTCCGTTCGACGTTCATGCACTACGGGTATGAGGGAAGGAAGGCGACAGCCGGGAATCTTGCCTTTCCGTTCGCTCCCAGTGACATCCCGTTCGGTGCTGTCTATGCGTTCAGTGTCTATCATCTGATGGATGTCGAATCCCCTACCGCCCTATTTCCTTGGCAGTGGTGGGAACATGGAGGCTCCAATGACAAAACTGTATGA
- a CDS encoding FadR/GntR family transcriptional regulator: MSFVPVRNERLSDKVVNQILDMIHSGDLKPGQKLPSELVFCEQFAVSRGVIREAMIQLQALGYIRRKTKNGTFIEKDIIDRLSRPVSDALKEATFQDLLDFRDSLESRMVEIVIDRCTDEEIEEIRQTLDADALKLNGHFSLDHYFHYKLAQASRNIFYMNFIDTYYDLIEELAQANKKQEGSLASIAHEHQAIVDAIGQRDKNAAHQAMETHINNVRQRRQRLESESVQ, translated from the coding sequence GTGAGCTTTGTACCCGTACGCAATGAGCGACTCTCCGATAAGGTGGTGAACCAGATTCTGGACATGATCCACAGCGGGGACCTGAAGCCGGGACAGAAACTTCCCAGTGAATTGGTCTTCTGTGAGCAGTTTGCCGTGAGTAGGGGAGTCATCCGGGAAGCAATGATCCAGTTGCAGGCCCTGGGCTATATCCGTCGCAAGACCAAGAACGGTACCTTCATCGAGAAAGACATCATCGACCGACTCAGCAGACCGGTCTCCGATGCCCTGAAGGAAGCAACCTTCCAGGATCTTCTCGACTTCCGTGACAGCTTGGAGTCGAGGATGGTGGAAATCGTCATCGATCGTTGCACCGATGAGGAGATTGAGGAGATACGCCAGACGCTTGATGCCGATGCGCTCAAGCTCAACGGCCACTTCAGTCTTGACCACTACTTCCACTACAAGCTTGCCCAGGCTTCCAGAAACATCTTCTACATGAACTTCATCGATACCTACTACGATCTCATCGAGGAGCTTGCCCAAGCCAACAAAAAACAGGAAGGCTCTCTGGCAAGCATTGCCCATGAGCACCAGGCCATCGTCGATGCAATCGGACAAAGGGACAAGAACGCTGCCCATCAGGCGATGGAGACGCATATCAACAACGTACGCCAGAGACGGCAACGTCTGGAATCGGAGAGTGTGCAATGA